Proteins found in one Streptomyces sp. NBC_00461 genomic segment:
- a CDS encoding lysylphosphatidylglycerol synthase transmembrane domain-containing protein, whose protein sequence is MSRWRGVLARLNSRAVRTHFGTVAGVVILGALLWHLGTGVLLDGLRRIDATTLLVSLVIGVATTVLSAWRWALVARGLKIRLPLGAAVADYYRALFLNAALPGGVLGDVHRAVRHGQSAGDMGRGVRSVVLERVAGQAALTVVGAAMLLTMDSPVRDEVRHFAPLVALAAVGALAVVIALRMNRAPSRRGRALRSTLAEAREGLLSRRNWPGVTVSSLLILAGHLGMFVLAARVADSHASVAALLPLAVLALVAMGLPLNIGGFGPREGVTAWAFGAAGLGASSGVAVAVVYGVLSFVAALPGAVVLVARWYTGLRDGSVTAQAAPEPGSGYPRPSADVRSEKYAPNESARLASSSFPFSAEPSEGRPMTPESV, encoded by the coding sequence ATGTCCCGGTGGCGCGGTGTCCTGGCACGGCTCAACTCCCGTGCCGTACGCACCCACTTCGGCACCGTCGCAGGCGTCGTCATCCTCGGCGCCCTGCTGTGGCATCTCGGTACCGGCGTCCTGCTGGACGGGCTGCGGCGCATCGACGCCACGACGCTGCTGGTGTCGCTCGTGATCGGTGTGGCCACCACCGTGCTCAGCGCCTGGCGCTGGGCGCTGGTGGCCCGGGGCCTGAAGATCCGGCTGCCGCTCGGCGCGGCAGTCGCCGACTACTACCGGGCACTGTTCCTGAACGCCGCCCTGCCCGGCGGTGTCCTCGGCGATGTGCACCGGGCGGTCCGGCACGGGCAGAGCGCAGGCGACATGGGCCGCGGCGTACGCTCCGTGGTCCTCGAACGGGTCGCAGGGCAGGCCGCGTTGACGGTCGTCGGAGCGGCGATGCTGCTGACGATGGACTCGCCGGTACGGGACGAGGTGCGGCACTTCGCACCGCTGGTCGCGCTAGCCGCCGTCGGCGCGCTCGCCGTCGTGATCGCGCTGCGGATGAACCGCGCGCCCTCCCGGCGCGGACGCGCCCTGCGCTCGACGCTGGCCGAGGCCCGCGAGGGGCTGCTGTCGCGCCGCAACTGGCCGGGCGTGACCGTCTCGTCGCTCCTCATCCTCGCCGGTCACCTCGGGATGTTCGTGCTCGCCGCCCGGGTCGCGGACTCCCACGCCTCCGTCGCCGCCCTGCTGCCCCTCGCGGTACTGGCGCTGGTCGCCATGGGGCTGCCGCTGAACATCGGCGGCTTCGGGCCCCGGGAGGGCGTCACCGCCTGGGCGTTCGGGGCGGCCGGCCTCGGCGCGAGCAGCGGCGTGGCCGTCGCCGTGGTGTACGGCGTACTCAGCTTCGTGGCCGCGCTGCCGGGCGCCGTCGTCCTCGTGGCCCGCTGGTACACGGGCCTGCGCGACGGTTCCGTGACGGCCCAGGCGGCCCCGGAACCCGGCTCCGGCTATCCGCGCCCGTCCGCCGACGTGAGGAGCGAGAAATACGCGCCGAACGAATCCGCGAGGCTCGCGAGCAGTTCCTTCCCTTTTTCCGCGGAACCCAGCGAAGGGCGCCCGATGACCCCCGAATCGGTATAG
- a CDS encoding GH1 family beta-glucosidase — protein MSDRIDLAAFPHDFLWGTATAAYQIEGAVAEDGRAPSIWDTFSHTPGKVAGNDNGDVACDHYHRWREDIGLMRQLGTNAYRLSIAWPRVLPAGDGPVNPKGLAFYDELIDGLLEAGITPSITLYHWDLPQALQDRGGWPERDTALAFADYAAVVAERLGDRVTHWATLNEPLCSAWIGHLEGRMAPGLTDLTAAVRASYHLLLGHGLAVGAIRAAAPSAQVGLVTNLSTVHPATDRDEDVQAARRMDGHVNRWWLDPVHGRGFPSDMREVYGVELPERQGDLATIEAPLDWLGLNYYMPATVANAPSAPAPHVRSVRRLGVPRTGMDWEVDPTGIETLLLRLTDEYGARRLYVTENGSAYPDVVRADGRVDDPERRHYLERHLAACASAARKGAPLAGYFAWSLLDNFEWAYGYDKRFGLVHVDYRTQVRTIKGTGYRYADIIREHRGRVRHAA, from the coding sequence GTGTCCGACCGCATAGACCTCGCCGCCTTCCCGCACGACTTCCTGTGGGGCACGGCCACAGCGGCGTACCAGATCGAGGGAGCCGTCGCGGAGGACGGGCGCGCTCCGTCGATCTGGGACACCTTCTCGCACACGCCCGGCAAGGTCGCGGGCAACGACAACGGCGACGTCGCCTGCGACCACTACCACCGCTGGCGCGAGGACATCGGCCTGATGCGCCAACTGGGCACAAACGCCTACCGGTTGTCGATCGCCTGGCCGAGGGTGCTGCCGGCCGGCGACGGTCCGGTCAATCCCAAGGGCCTTGCTTTCTACGACGAGTTGATCGACGGTCTGTTGGAGGCTGGCATCACACCTTCCATCACCCTCTACCACTGGGACCTCCCGCAGGCTCTCCAGGACCGGGGCGGCTGGCCGGAGCGGGACACCGCCCTCGCGTTCGCCGACTACGCGGCGGTCGTCGCCGAACGCCTCGGCGACCGCGTGACCCACTGGGCCACCCTCAACGAACCCCTCTGCTCGGCCTGGATCGGCCACCTGGAAGGCAGGATGGCCCCAGGCCTGACCGACCTGACGGCCGCTGTCCGGGCCTCCTACCACCTACTCCTTGGCCACGGTCTCGCCGTCGGGGCGATCCGCGCCGCGGCCCCGTCCGCACAGGTCGGCCTCGTCACCAACCTGTCCACGGTCCACCCGGCCACCGACCGCGACGAGGACGTACAGGCCGCCCGACGCATGGACGGCCACGTCAACCGCTGGTGGCTGGACCCGGTGCACGGCCGCGGCTTCCCGTCCGACATGCGCGAGGTGTACGGAGTCGAACTCCCGGAACGGCAAGGCGACTTGGCGACCATCGAGGCTCCCCTCGACTGGCTCGGGCTGAACTACTACATGCCGGCCACCGTCGCCAACGCCCCGTCCGCCCCCGCACCCCACGTCCGGTCCGTCCGCCGCCTCGGCGTCCCGCGCACCGGCATGGACTGGGAGGTCGACCCGACCGGCATCGAGACCCTCCTGCTCCGCCTCACCGACGAGTACGGCGCCCGACGCCTGTACGTCACGGAGAACGGCTCCGCCTATCCCGACGTCGTACGCGCCGACGGGAGGGTGGACGACCCCGAGCGCCGGCACTACCTCGAACGCCACCTGGCCGCCTGCGCCTCGGCCGCCAGGAAGGGCGCCCCGCTCGCCGGCTACTTCGCCTGGTCGCTGCTGGACAACTTCGAGTGGGCGTACGGCTATGACAAGCGGTTCGGGTTGGTCCATGTGGACTACCGGACGCAGGTGCGGACCATCAAGGGGACGGGGTATCGGTACGCGGACATCATCCGTGAGCATCGAGGGCGGGTCCGGCACGCCGCCTGA
- a CDS encoding 6-pyruvoyl trahydropterin synthase family protein, with product MFSVTVRDHIMIAHSFRGEVFGPAQRLHGATFLVDATFRREQLDDDNIVVDIGLATQELGAVVSELNYRNLDNEPEFAGVNTSTEFLAKVIADRLAERIEKGSLGEGARGIAGIAVTLHESHIAWASYERAL from the coding sequence TTGTTCAGTGTCACCGTCCGCGATCACATCATGATCGCCCACAGCTTCCGTGGCGAGGTCTTCGGACCCGCGCAGCGTCTGCACGGAGCGACGTTCCTGGTGGACGCCACATTCCGGCGCGAGCAGCTGGACGACGACAACATCGTCGTCGACATCGGACTCGCCACACAGGAACTGGGCGCCGTGGTCAGCGAGCTGAACTACAGAAACCTCGACAACGAGCCCGAGTTCGCCGGAGTCAACACCTCCACGGAGTTCCTGGCCAAGGTCATCGCCGACCGGCTCGCCGAGCGGATCGAGAAGGGCTCGCTCGGCGAGGGCGCCAGGGGCATCGCGGGGATCGCCGTGACCCTGCACGAGTCGCACATCGCCTGGGCGAGTTACGAGCGTGCCCTGTGA
- a CDS encoding glycosyltransferase family 4 protein gives MTDVTLEKVEQPALGYVPIKHSALKNAEIIPMSLRSVHFVLPGGVDDPAAPSGGNAYDRRVSLDLPGFGWQVHQHAVAGEWPRPGAAARAELARTLREFPDGTVVLLDGIVACGVPEIVVPEAERLRLAVLVHLPLGDETGLEPAVAAELDAKERDVLRAVPAVIATSDWAVRRLVAHHGLAPERVHVAAPGADIAPLASGTDGLSRLLCVAAVTPRKGQHRLVQALAAARDLPWSCVCVGGLGHDPEYVAQLRLLIKEHGLQDRIELAGPKAGAELDASYNTADLMVLTSYAETYGMAVTEALARGIPVLATDVGGLPEAVGRAPDGGVPGILVPPENPAALAAELRGWFGEADVRRRLKAAARGRRAALDGWATTARSLAGVLGRLPSEPRRAA, from the coding sequence GTGACCGACGTGACCCTGGAGAAGGTGGAGCAGCCGGCGCTCGGCTATGTGCCCATCAAGCACTCCGCCCTGAAGAACGCCGAGATCATCCCCATGTCCCTGCGCTCCGTGCACTTCGTCCTGCCGGGCGGTGTCGACGACCCGGCCGCGCCGAGCGGCGGCAACGCCTACGACCGGCGGGTGAGCCTGGATCTGCCCGGCTTCGGCTGGCAGGTCCACCAGCACGCCGTGGCCGGCGAGTGGCCCCGGCCGGGAGCGGCGGCCCGTGCGGAACTCGCCCGTACGCTGCGGGAGTTCCCGGACGGGACGGTCGTCCTGCTGGACGGGATCGTCGCCTGCGGCGTCCCGGAGATCGTCGTCCCGGAGGCCGAGCGGCTGCGCCTCGCGGTCCTCGTGCACCTTCCACTCGGCGACGAGACGGGTCTCGAACCCGCCGTGGCCGCCGAGCTGGACGCCAAGGAGCGCGACGTGCTGCGGGCCGTGCCCGCTGTCATCGCCACCAGCGACTGGGCGGTGCGCCGCCTCGTCGCCCACCACGGCCTCGCCCCCGAGCGGGTCCACGTCGCCGCCCCCGGCGCCGACATCGCGCCCCTCGCCTCCGGCACCGACGGCCTCTCCCGTCTGCTGTGCGTGGCCGCGGTGACCCCGCGCAAGGGGCAGCACCGGCTGGTGCAGGCGCTGGCCGCGGCGAGGGACCTGCCGTGGAGCTGCGTATGCGTCGGCGGACTCGGGCACGACCCCGAATACGTCGCCCAACTGCGGCTGCTGATCAAGGAGCACGGCCTGCAGGACCGCATCGAACTCGCGGGCCCGAAGGCCGGCGCCGAGCTCGACGCCAGCTACAACACCGCCGACCTCATGGTCCTCACCTCGTACGCGGAGACGTACGGGATGGCGGTGACGGAGGCCCTCGCGCGCGGTATCCCCGTGCTGGCCACCGATGTGGGCGGGCTCCCGGAGGCGGTCGGGCGTGCCCCCGACGGCGGTGTCCCCGGCATCCTCGTCCCGCCGGAGAACCCCGCGGCCCTCGCCGCCGAACTGCGCGGCTGGTTCGGCGAGGCCGACGTACGACGCCGGCTGAAGGCCGCCGCCCGGGGCCGACGGGCCGCCCTGGACGGTTGGGCGACCACGGCCCGCAGCCTCGCCGGAGTACTGGGCCGGCTGCCGAGTGAACCCCGGAGGGCGGCATGA
- a CDS encoding CDP-alcohol phosphatidyltransferase family protein produces MALNNTYDARLVQQETAVGAGVQILLLALLGTAIGMGPAGWLTGLAFAVASWAVLSRALHRSRLRSFGPANRVTLGRATLVGGVTALVADSFESSPPVTLFVGLTAVALILDGVDGKVARRTGTSTALGARFDMEVDAFLILVLSVYVSMHLGLWVMLIGGMRYGFVAAARVWPWLNASLPPSTARKAVAAFQGIFLLTAASGLLPYTAAFAVVAMALTTLLWSFGRDVSWLWRTSRVQEGEVEEMLERETVLPERETVAS; encoded by the coding sequence GTGGCCCTGAACAACACATACGACGCAAGGCTGGTCCAGCAGGAGACCGCTGTGGGAGCGGGCGTTCAGATCCTGTTGCTGGCCCTGCTCGGCACGGCGATCGGCATGGGGCCGGCAGGGTGGCTGACCGGCCTCGCCTTCGCCGTCGCCAGCTGGGCGGTGCTCTCCCGGGCGCTGCACCGCTCCCGGTTGCGCTCCTTCGGCCCGGCCAACCGGGTGACCCTCGGCCGGGCCACGCTGGTCGGCGGTGTCACGGCCCTGGTCGCGGACTCCTTCGAGAGCTCCCCGCCGGTCACGCTGTTCGTCGGCCTGACGGCGGTGGCCCTGATATTGGACGGCGTCGACGGCAAGGTGGCCCGCAGGACCGGCACGTCGACCGCGCTGGGCGCCCGTTTCGACATGGAGGTCGACGCGTTCCTGATCCTGGTGCTCAGCGTGTACGTGTCGATGCATCTCGGCCTCTGGGTCATGCTCATCGGCGGCATGCGCTACGGCTTCGTCGCCGCGGCCCGTGTCTGGCCGTGGCTGAACGCCTCGCTGCCACCGAGCACGGCCCGCAAGGCGGTCGCCGCGTTCCAGGGCATCTTCCTGCTGACGGCCGCCTCGGGGCTGCTGCCCTACACGGCGGCCTTCGCCGTCGTCGCCATGGCGCTGACCACGCTCCTGTGGTCGTTCGGCCGGGACGTTTCGTGGCTGTGGCGGACCTCGCGGGTCCAGGAGGGCGAGGTCGAGGAGATGCTGGAGCGGGAGACGGTGCTGCCGGAGCGCGAGACGGTGGCGTCCTGA
- a CDS encoding zinc-dependent alcohol dehydrogenase, whose translation MNYIARAFWLSRQGLGEIRSTDLAGPAEGEVLVRSLFSGVSRGTETLVFRGGVPESQHAAMRAPFQEGDFPAPVKYGYLNVGVVEEGPDELVGRTVFCLYPHQTRYVVPAAAVTVVPDTVPAERAILAGTVETAVNALWDAAPLVGDRIAVVGGGMVGCSVAALLARFPGVRVQLVDADPTRAKVAQALGVDFALPGDALDGRDLVVHASATEQGLARSLELLNAEGTVLELSWYGDRKVSLPLGEAFHSRRLVIRSSQVGTVSPAGRAGRTYADRLALALDLLADPALDALVTGECAFEELPDVMPRLASGEIPALCHRVRYEDTD comes from the coding sequence ATGAACTACATCGCACGCGCGTTCTGGCTCAGTCGTCAGGGTCTCGGTGAGATACGGAGCACCGATCTGGCGGGGCCCGCGGAGGGCGAGGTGCTGGTGCGCTCGCTCTTCTCGGGAGTCAGCCGTGGCACGGAGACACTCGTCTTCCGCGGCGGCGTCCCGGAGAGCCAGCACGCGGCCATGCGGGCACCGTTCCAGGAGGGCGACTTCCCGGCACCGGTGAAGTACGGCTACCTCAACGTCGGCGTGGTCGAGGAGGGGCCGGACGAACTCGTCGGCCGGACGGTGTTCTGCCTCTACCCGCACCAGACGCGATACGTCGTCCCGGCCGCCGCCGTGACCGTCGTACCGGACACCGTGCCCGCCGAGCGGGCCATCCTCGCCGGCACCGTCGAGACCGCCGTGAACGCCCTCTGGGACGCGGCGCCCCTGGTCGGCGACCGGATCGCGGTGGTCGGCGGCGGAATGGTCGGCTGCTCGGTGGCCGCCCTGCTGGCCCGCTTCCCCGGCGTCCGCGTCCAGCTGGTCGATGCCGACCCCACCCGCGCCAAGGTCGCCCAGGCCCTCGGTGTCGACTTCGCCCTGCCCGGCGACGCCCTCGACGGACGTGACCTCGTCGTCCACGCCAGCGCCACCGAACAGGGCCTCGCCCGCTCCCTGGAACTGCTCAACGCCGAGGGCACCGTCCTCGAACTGAGCTGGTACGGCGACCGGAAGGTCAGCCTGCCGCTCGGCGAGGCCTTCCACTCCCGGCGACTGGTCATCCGCAGCAGCCAGGTCGGCACCGTCTCCCCGGCCGGCCGCGCCGGCCGTACGTACGCCGACCGGCTCGCCCTCGCCCTCGACCTGCTCGCCGACCCCGCGCTCGACGCCCTCGTCACCGGTGAGTGCGCCTTCGAGGAACTGCCCGACGTCATGCCGCGTCTGGCCTCCGGGGAGATTCCGGCGCTGTGCCACCGGGTCAGGTACGAGGACACAGACTGA
- a CDS encoding class I SAM-dependent methyltransferase, with amino-acid sequence MNRTVQIGEKIPAQSGPREDAVPVDSVIPGAGPAAPGSGERATVRLRDTGPAEPPRYAPEWLELREPADAAGRAHDLLVPLRIRLANLPGKAGLVIHDLGCGTGSMGRWLAPRLDGAQHWILHDRDPYLLHFAAVASPRSAADGSRVTVETRRGDVARLTPDGLAGASLVTASALLDVLTREEIETLADACTGAGCPALLTLSVAGRVELTPSDPMDAEITDAFNAHQRRDGMLGPDAITVACEAFSERGATVQVNPSPWRLGPGEAALTAQWLRGWVGAAVEERPELKARAERYLRERLAACEAGELRVTVHHSDLLALSRPTDGAS; translated from the coding sequence ATGAACAGGACCGTACAGATCGGTGAGAAGATCCCGGCACAGTCCGGGCCCAGGGAGGACGCCGTGCCCGTGGACTCCGTGATTCCCGGCGCCGGCCCCGCCGCCCCGGGCTCCGGCGAGCGCGCCACCGTACGGCTGCGGGACACCGGGCCGGCGGAGCCGCCCCGTTACGCGCCCGAGTGGCTCGAACTGCGCGAACCGGCCGACGCCGCCGGGCGGGCGCACGATCTGCTCGTCCCGCTGCGGATCCGGCTGGCCAACCTGCCGGGCAAGGCCGGGCTCGTCATCCACGACCTGGGCTGCGGCACCGGCTCGATGGGCCGGTGGCTCGCGCCCCGCCTGGACGGTGCCCAGCACTGGATCCTGCACGACCGCGACCCCTACCTCCTGCACTTCGCGGCCGTCGCCTCGCCGCGCTCCGCCGCCGACGGCAGCCGGGTCACCGTGGAGACCCGCCGCGGCGACGTCGCCCGGCTCACCCCGGACGGCCTGGCCGGCGCCTCCCTGGTGACGGCCTCCGCGCTCCTCGACGTCCTCACCCGCGAGGAGATCGAGACCCTCGCCGACGCCTGCACCGGGGCCGGCTGCCCGGCCCTGCTCACGCTCTCGGTCGCCGGACGTGTCGAGCTCACCCCGTCCGACCCGATGGACGCGGAGATCACCGACGCGTTCAACGCCCACCAGCGCCGGGACGGCATGCTCGGCCCGGACGCGATCACGGTGGCGTGCGAGGCGTTCTCGGAGCGGGGCGCGACCGTACAGGTCAACCCGAGCCCCTGGCGGCTCGGCCCCGGTGAGGCCGCGCTGACCGCCCAGTGGCTGCGCGGCTGGGTCGGCGCCGCGGTCGAGGAGCGCCCCGAGCTGAAGGCACGTGCAGAACGGTATCTGCGGGAGCGCCTGGCGGCCTGCGAGGCGGGCGAGCTGCGCGTCACGGTCCACCACAGCGACCTGCTGGCGCTGTCCCGGCCGACGGACGGGGCGTCATGA
- a CDS encoding carbohydrate ABC transporter permease produces the protein MAPPSSFLWSRRVFLTLLTGFVLVPVYVMISSSLKPLADVTGEFHWLPSNLTVRPYIDIWSTVPLARYFVNSLIVAGSATVLSVVIAVFAAYAVSRYNFRGKRVFTVTVLSTQMFPGILFLLPLFLLYVNIGNATGIALFGSRGGLILTYLTFSLPFSIWMLIGYFDSVPRDLDEAALVDGCGPLGALFRIVVPAAIPGIVAVAVYAFMTAWGEVLFASVMTNDATRTLAVGLQGYSTLNDVYWNQIMAASLVVSLPVVAGFLLLQRYLVAGLTAGAVK, from the coding sequence ATGGCGCCGCCGAGTTCATTCCTCTGGTCCCGGCGCGTCTTCCTCACCCTGCTCACCGGATTCGTGCTGGTGCCGGTGTACGTCATGATCTCCAGCTCGCTGAAGCCACTCGCCGACGTGACGGGCGAATTCCACTGGCTCCCCAGCAATCTGACGGTCCGTCCGTACATCGACATCTGGTCGACGGTCCCGCTCGCGCGGTACTTCGTGAACTCGCTGATCGTGGCCGGCTCGGCAACCGTTCTCTCCGTGGTGATCGCGGTGTTCGCGGCGTACGCCGTCAGCCGCTACAACTTCCGCGGCAAACGCGTGTTCACGGTCACCGTCCTGTCCACGCAGATGTTCCCGGGCATCCTCTTCCTGCTCCCGCTGTTCCTCCTCTACGTCAACATCGGCAACGCCACCGGCATCGCCCTGTTCGGCTCCCGCGGCGGCCTGATCCTCACCTACCTCACCTTCTCGCTCCCCTTCTCCATCTGGATGCTGATCGGCTACTTCGACTCGGTGCCGCGCGACCTCGACGAGGCGGCGCTGGTGGACGGCTGCGGCCCGCTGGGCGCGCTGTTCCGGATCGTCGTACCCGCCGCGATCCCCGGCATCGTCGCCGTCGCCGTCTACGCCTTCATGACCGCCTGGGGCGAGGTGCTCTTCGCCTCCGTCATGACCAACGACGCCACCCGCACCCTCGCCGTCGGCCTCCAGGGCTACTCCACGCTCAACGACGTCTACTGGAACCAGATCATGGCCGCCTCGCTGGTCGTCAGCCTGCCCGTGGTCGCGGGTTTCCTCCTGCTGCAGCGCTACCTCGTCGCCGGGCTGACGGCGGGAGCAGTCAAGTGA